A single region of the Oceaniferula marina genome encodes:
- a CDS encoding DUF58 domain-containing protein, producing MSQSQPSPRLQRILYRIYHQNSAVAHFLMHRFRPGGILLVLLIPASLLLLPQYSLAPLFQIRASLFALLGFSAFWALIRRAKLKATRHLPKHATAQQELRYRVDLENTGALSLTGSSVLEIPPDNRPSFDLFAHSREPGEQKRNLFDRFFCYYRWEWLQRTLTRFRSESSPPLQTLAPGAHTSTTLTLTPKQRGVISLNDLRVTLPDPLGLFQQVRKIHTNNDQLIVLPKRYRLPQFSLPGSARFQIGGETASSAVGQSGDFTSVRDYRPGDPLRHIHWKSWAKTGHPIVKEYEEVFFPRYGLVLDTFVPAEDADIFEESVSVAASFAATIDTRESLLDLMFIRDEAHVFSAGRGEERIDKMLEVLAGVSCEPREDFIELQKLILRYREDLTACICIFTGWSEARNTMLKRLLQASISLKVICICKDEESIRQAKQSSPPVTPVHWLRSQHIQQDLISPAT from the coding sequence GTGAGCCAGAGCCAACCATCGCCCCGGCTTCAGCGAATTCTCTACCGTATTTATCACCAGAATTCGGCGGTCGCCCACTTTCTGATGCATCGCTTCCGGCCAGGGGGCATTCTGTTGGTTCTCTTAATTCCGGCCTCGCTGCTACTCCTCCCGCAGTATTCCCTTGCCCCCTTGTTCCAAATCAGGGCCAGCCTCTTTGCCTTACTTGGCTTCAGCGCTTTCTGGGCTTTGATTCGGCGAGCCAAGCTCAAGGCCACACGCCATCTGCCTAAACACGCAACGGCACAACAAGAACTCCGGTACCGTGTCGACCTTGAAAATACCGGAGCGCTCTCACTCACAGGCTCATCGGTTCTGGAAATACCTCCAGACAACCGGCCATCCTTTGACCTCTTCGCCCACTCCCGTGAACCAGGGGAGCAAAAACGGAACCTCTTCGATCGTTTTTTTTGTTATTATCGTTGGGAATGGCTGCAACGCACACTGACCCGGTTCCGCAGCGAGAGTTCACCACCTCTGCAAACACTGGCTCCGGGGGCTCACACCAGCACCACCCTCACACTTACACCCAAACAACGCGGCGTCATCTCTCTCAACGATTTGCGTGTCACCCTGCCCGACCCCTTGGGCTTATTCCAACAGGTTCGAAAAATCCATACCAACAACGATCAACTGATCGTCCTACCGAAACGCTACCGCTTACCCCAATTCAGCCTACCCGGAAGTGCCCGCTTCCAAATTGGAGGAGAAACAGCCTCCAGCGCCGTCGGCCAATCAGGGGATTTCACCAGCGTCAGGGACTACCGCCCGGGGGACCCTCTGCGCCACATCCACTGGAAGAGCTGGGCAAAAACAGGACACCCTATCGTCAAAGAATACGAGGAAGTTTTCTTTCCTCGCTACGGACTCGTGTTAGACACCTTTGTCCCCGCTGAAGATGCTGATATCTTTGAAGAATCCGTCTCGGTAGCAGCCTCCTTTGCCGCAACCATTGACACTCGGGAATCTCTACTCGACTTGATGTTTATCCGGGATGAAGCCCATGTCTTCAGCGCCGGAAGGGGCGAGGAACGCATCGACAAAATGCTGGAAGTTCTGGCAGGCGTCAGCTGCGAGCCCAGAGAAGACTTCATCGAACTACAAAAACTCATCCTCAGATACCGTGAAGACCTCACAGCGTGCATCTGCATCTTCACTGGTTGGTCAGAGGCCAGGAACACCATGCTGAAACGCCTGCTACAAGCAAGCATCTCCTTGAAGGTCATCTGCATCTGCAAAGATGAAGAAAGTATACGCCAGGCCAAACAATCCTCACCTCCCGTCACGCCAGTCCACTGGCTGAGAAGTCAACACATCCAGCAAGATCTGATCTCACCCGCGACCTAA
- a CDS encoding transglutaminase-like domain-containing protein, translated as MPPRLLSGITLLFWGSMTGHPVLGLIAALLLESKSWLTTRWEFGPTTYVRAWHYSVLCATLIAILSWINGTKANQLHSLFIWAPLALLPIELAMRFGTANKIPLNTFSFFARRKMQEDERLGRQVEPRMIHTSYPYLAVTLLATAMGSRSEWHHLAGMSLLIAIALFFNARKAGFRPWAWAVSIGCIIALTSAGQWGMFKLRDYYRSSSAPDHENHHSSADESRTSIGRLGRLKLSSRIFWRMRVHQGPPPPLVRVATYNRYANAVWKYQYLDRDPNAPHDELGYLGQTILPQSDIRVFKDQESAPLPVIEEPAELTMIGEINPRLIDNPLPLPHFTQAIGGIAKLGPESNLDCNTLGTVRLANPEYHVIQYQIWRGKHSTTERAPDKTDLDIPAKEQASIRKISEELKLKELPNTALKIQALRHFFTTEFAYSTHLNTPGLSKRNRRTAISRFLEETRTGHCEYFATATTLLLREAGVPTRYCIGFAADEKDQDEWLMRGLDAHAWCRVWIPSNDSTHGGHWQDLDLTPPSWQHLGEGKRNQWQRKLSDWWQMLSEDFLLWRSEESNRSQVSTIIASLIAVLTLWIAWRLWKSRRPRQSHTAKVYHPPSGVSQTPLNRLEPQLGKILGPRPVGMPLPEWLAQLTEHLPEQSELINKLSESHNHIRFCPDVPSGSPEDQAIDSLCKQLQRQLKSCQKHRKRSNHSD; from the coding sequence ATGCCTCCGCGTCTGTTATCCGGTATCACCCTGCTCTTCTGGGGCAGCATGACCGGGCACCCTGTACTCGGGCTCATCGCGGCCTTATTATTAGAATCCAAATCCTGGCTGACAACCCGCTGGGAGTTCGGCCCTACCACCTACGTCAGGGCCTGGCACTACTCCGTGCTGTGCGCCACCCTGATCGCGATTCTCTCATGGATTAACGGGACAAAGGCAAACCAGCTCCACAGTCTCTTCATCTGGGCGCCCTTGGCCTTACTGCCAATTGAACTGGCCATGCGCTTTGGCACCGCTAATAAAATACCACTGAATACCTTTTCCTTTTTTGCCCGCAGGAAAATGCAAGAAGATGAGCGACTGGGGCGCCAGGTTGAACCTCGCATGATCCACACGAGCTACCCCTACCTGGCCGTAACACTACTCGCTACGGCCATGGGCAGCAGAAGCGAATGGCATCACCTCGCCGGCATGTCGTTGCTGATCGCCATAGCGCTTTTCTTCAATGCTCGCAAAGCCGGGTTCCGCCCCTGGGCATGGGCCGTTTCCATCGGGTGCATCATCGCGCTCACATCGGCCGGCCAGTGGGGGATGTTCAAACTACGCGATTACTACCGGAGCAGCAGCGCCCCCGACCATGAAAACCATCACAGCTCTGCAGACGAATCCCGAACCAGCATCGGAAGGCTCGGGCGCCTCAAGCTCAGCTCACGCATTTTTTGGCGAATGCGCGTCCACCAGGGTCCCCCGCCCCCCTTGGTCAGGGTGGCCACCTACAACCGCTACGCCAACGCTGTCTGGAAATATCAGTACCTTGACCGTGACCCCAATGCTCCTCACGATGAGCTGGGCTACCTCGGACAAACCATTCTCCCCCAATCTGACATCCGGGTGTTCAAAGATCAGGAATCCGCCCCGCTACCCGTCATTGAAGAACCCGCCGAGCTCACGATGATCGGTGAAATCAACCCCCGGCTGATCGACAACCCCCTACCACTGCCCCACTTCACCCAAGCCATCGGCGGCATCGCCAAACTGGGACCCGAATCCAACCTCGACTGCAATACTCTCGGCACCGTCCGCCTCGCCAACCCCGAATACCACGTCATTCAATATCAAATCTGGCGAGGAAAACACTCGACCACCGAACGAGCTCCAGACAAAACCGACCTCGACATCCCGGCAAAAGAACAAGCGTCGATCCGCAAAATAAGTGAAGAGCTCAAGCTCAAGGAGCTACCTAACACAGCTCTCAAAATTCAAGCCCTTCGTCATTTTTTCACCACCGAATTTGCCTACAGCACCCACCTCAACACCCCGGGACTCAGTAAACGCAACCGCCGAACGGCCATCTCCCGCTTCCTCGAAGAAACCCGCACCGGACACTGCGAATACTTTGCAACAGCCACAACACTCTTACTCAGAGAGGCCGGAGTTCCCACACGCTACTGCATCGGTTTCGCCGCAGACGAAAAAGATCAAGACGAATGGCTCATGCGGGGACTGGATGCCCACGCCTGGTGCCGGGTCTGGATTCCATCAAACGACAGCACACATGGTGGTCACTGGCAAGATCTGGACCTCACGCCGCCCAGCTGGCAACACCTCGGAGAGGGAAAAAGAAACCAGTGGCAACGCAAACTTTCCGATTGGTGGCAAATGCTCAGTGAAGACTTCCTTCTCTGGAGAAGCGAAGAGAGTAACCGTTCCCAGGTTTCAACCATCATCGCTAGCCTGATCGCCGTACTCACCCTCTGGATCGCATGGAGACTCTGGAAATCGCGACGTCCCCGGCAATCTCACACAGCCAAGGTCTATCACCCACCCAGCGGAGTATCCCAAACCCCGCTCAACCGACTCGAACCCCAATTGGGCAAAATCCTCGGCCCGCGGCCTGTAGGGATGCCTCTTCCGGAATGGCTCGCCCAACTGACCGAGCATCTACCCGAACAATCCGAACTGATCAACAAGCTGAGTGAATCGCATAATCACATCCGCTTCTGCCCGGATGTTCCTTCCGGTTCACCCGAAGACCAAGCGATCGACAGCCTGTGTAAACAACTACAGAGACAGCTGAAGTCCTGTCAAAAGCACCGCAAGCGATCAAACCATAGCGACTAA